In Flavobacterium hankyongi, the genomic window TGTTTGACTTTAAAATCTTTCTCGATTGAATCTTTTAATGCTTGTAAAATGAACGGTTCTTTATTGCTGGAAACCCAAAGTGAAGCCATTGGATTTTGCTCTGTTTTAAGTCTAGAAGCTGTAATTAAAAATATTTTCAGATATGAAACAAGAAGTTCATGTTGTGCCAGTGCAGGTTGTTGCATTTCTGCCTTCATTTGTTGTAAAAGCATATGAAGAGTTTGTGTAGATGCTTCATCAATTAGGGTAAATGGTGGTTCATAAATGTTATTGAAAAGTACACCGTTGCATGCTACTTCTTTTTGATGCATATGAATACAGTAAAAATCAGGGTGGAAATGCAATACAAATCCTTTTAAATTTTCTGTTGAAGTAAGCATAAATGGTTGATAGGGTGAAAAAGCAAACAATGAATTTGCTTCAAAATAATATTCTGAAAAATCGGAACGTACTGTTCCACTTCCTTCTAAAACCCAAATCAATGAATAGTAATTATGCCGCTGTATGTGATCGAAGGAAGAATTCCCCTCAAAGGAGAAAATCTTAAAGGCAAGATTACCATTTTGCGGATTTATGAGCGTGAATACAGTATCGTTTTCCATTATAATTTTCGGTCTTGTTCATTAATTGGCAAATCATTGATGCTTGCCACACGTTTTTGCATATAACCGTCTTCGTCGAACTCCCAAAGTTCATTGCCATAGCTTCTGAACCATTGTCCTTTATGATCATGCCATTCATATTCAAACTGAACAGCCATCCGGTTTTCACGGAACCCCCAAAGCTCTTTTTTTAGCTTGTAATTTAATTCTTTTTTCCATTTTTCGGTTAGAAAAGCAACAACTTCTTCATGTCCGTTAATAAATTGGGTTCTGTTTCTCCATTGTGTATCGTTAGTATAACCTAAAGCTACCGCTTCTGGATTTTTTGTATTCCATAGATCTTCTGCAATTTGGACTTTTTGCAAGGCTGTTTCCATTGTAAAAGGCGGAATAGGATATCTTTTTTCTTTCATAAGATGTATAAATAAAGAAAGGCAACTGTCAAAAAACAATTGCCTTTATATTTTTTAATTAAACTGTTGCTGTATTAAAAACAGTAAAATCGACAGTAGTATTGGCAACATGGTTAAAATAATTAGTCAGAAGGTTTAAACCAACATGTCCCACAATTTCTGCTATTTGTCCTTCACTAACACCAGCATCCTTTACTGCATTAATTTCTTCATCGCTTACTAAACCTCTTTTTTCACTTAAAGCTTTGGCAAATTGTAAAATTGCGTTTGTTTTGGTATCAGTTGAATGTGCTCTTTTTGCACCATTCAATGTCTCTCCATCAATTTTAAGTAGTTCCCCTCCAATATAATTGTGAGCTGTCAAACAGTAATCACAATTGTTATTTGTGGCAACTGCAATAGCAATAAGTTCTCCAGTCTTAGCACCGAGAGCTCCTCCTCCCAAAGCACCACTTAAATTAAGATAACCTTCTAATAGAGCTGGCGAATTTCCCATAGTTCTCATCATGTTAGGAACCATCCCTAATTTGCTTTCTATTGCATTGAATAATTCTTTTGTCTTTCCAGTTGCTTGATCAGGACTTAATGCGTTTAATCGTGTCATAGTTTTTATTTTAATTGTTATGTCTTATTGACAAGGCAAAGATGCGACGATGACATTGGAGTTAAAATGGATGATCTCCGCCATGTAATGGACAATTTTCCCCAGTCTTTATAAATGCCTTTTTGTACTAATTTAACACGCTTAACATAAAGGAGAGGTAACCATAAAGGAACTGTAACATTGTCTTAAAAGCGATTGAAATTCAGAGTGGTAGTTTTGGCACCAACTAAAAAACTAACTACAAAATGAAAAAAATCACATTATTATTAATGCTTTTATGCACTGCTGTGGTCAGTAGAGCGCAGAGTTTGTATCCATATCTTCAAAATGCAACACCAAGTTCTATTTATGTGAATTGGAAAACAGAAAGCAACTCAGAATCAAGTGTCGAATATGGAACTGCTTCCAATAATTTGAACGTGACGGTTACAGGTAACACAAATGTTTTTACAGATTCAGGGTATCCAGGTAATTATTTTTACCATAGCGTGAAAATTGCAAATCTTACTCCTAATACCAAGTATTATTACAGAATTAAAACCGGAACTTCATATTCAGCGGTGAGCTCTTTCAAAACATTACCATTACCGGGCCAGGCTGCTACTGTCGACGGGCATATCCGTTTTTTGATTATGGGTGACAATCAGTTAAAAGCCGTACCTCGTTATGACTCATTGGTTTCTGCAGCTAAAAGAAAAATTAAACAAAAATGGGGAGCTACTTTATCTCCTGATGATAATATTTCGATGACATTTATGGTAGGTGATCAAGTTGATGTGGGAACTTTAGATCATTATGAAAATGTACATTTTAAAAAAAATAGAGGTTTGTCAGGAAATATTCCAATCCAGACCACCGTTGGAAACCATGAAACATATGGGACTTTAGGAATGAATTCTTATTATGATCATTTCTACATAAGTGAGTTAACATACAAAGGAATTTCTTCTGGTACAGAAAACTATTATGCGCAACAAGCTGGAAATGTTCTATTCATCAGTTTGAGTTCTGAGCACACTGGAACTGCACAGTTAAATTGGTTGCAGCAAGTTCTTAATGCAGCAAATACAGATACTACTGTCGATTGGATTTTCTCCTTGAGCCATAGACCTTATCAGGCAGAACAATATGTAGGAGATATTTCTACATGGGTAAGAAATACTGCTGTTCCATTGTTAGTTTCTTCTTCTAAATATGCTATGCATATTGGAGCGCATCATCACCTTTATCATAGAGGACAATTAAAAGAGACTCCAACATATAATATTATTTCGGGAGGAACAGCTTGGGATCAATATTGGGGCTCATCAACAGAACAAGATTTTGATGATGTTCAGAAAACTATTTGTAATTGGATTTACCAAATTGTAGATATTGATGTGACAAATGGGAAAATGGATGTTGAAAGTTACTCTATTGGAAGTGTGGATCAATGGAAAAACAATCAGTTGATGGATACGTTTCACCGTTATAAAAACAAAGTAGCTCCTTCTAAACCAGCCATTACAAATAATTTTACAGGTAATATAACTTTACCTTTAACTGTAAATGGATCTGCGTATGCTACTTCAACTAATGAATTATTAAACACAAGTCAGTTTCTTATTTCGCAAACACCAACATTTGATATTATCAAAAAAGAGGTTTACAGGGATTTTGAAAATTTATATGGTAAATATGGTACAAGAAAAGATTCGACTGTAAATATAAATTTGGGTGTAGATATTACTAAAATGACTTTAGCTTCTAATTCATTACCTAATGGTCAATATTACATAAAACTTAGATATCGTGATCGAAACTTAGAATGGTCGCCTTGGAGTGATGTTAAGTCATTTACAGTTGCAGGAAGTACGACTGTTAATACTGAAATTGCTACTGATGCTATAACTTATGCTCAAAATGCGCCAATTAAAGTGAACTTCACTGATGCTCCAGCGAGCACGTCAACATGGATTGGTTTGTATAAAGAAGGACAAACACCTGGATCAACATCTCCGTCTCAAACATGGCAATATACAAATGGTAGTTCAAGTGGTTTTATCAATTTTACTAGCGGATTACCTAATAAAGGTCGTTACTTTGCTGCAATTTTTTCAAATGGAGGTTACACAGAAATAGCTTCACGTAAATATTTTTATGTAGGTCCAGTTCCAGTGTTAAGCACAAATCAGACGGAATATGCAGTGGGTACTCCAGTAACAGTTAATTTTAGTAACGGTCCACAATTGACAAATGATTGGATTGGAATTTACAAAATGGGAGTGACACCAGGAGGGAGTGTAGCTTCGGTTTCTTGGCAATATGTAACTACAGTTTCTGGAACTAAGACTTTTAATAATTTGCCTAAAGGATATTATTATGTCGAATATTATTTACAAAATGGGTATAATTCTATTGGTAATAAAGTGTTTTTTAAAGTAGGGGATATCGTAACGGAATTATGGATCAACAAACCAGTTTATGATTTAGGAGAACAAATTACTGCTTCTTGGACAGATGCTCCAGGTATTGTAAAAGATTGGTTAGGAATTTACCACGAAGGAGACAATCCAAATTTAAATCCATTAGTGAGTTATACTTATTTTGAAGGTCTTGCGCAAGGTTCAAAAAATATAGCTCCTGCTGAACTTCCAACGCAAACTGGAAATTATTTTATGGTAATGTTCACCAATGATTCCTATAATGAAGTTTCTAATAGAGTTACTTTTCAGGTTGTGGATCCAACATTAGGAAAAGATGAATTTAAAATTGATAACGGATTAAAAGTGTACCCTAATCCAGCACAAAGTAATAATCAGACTTTTATCCAATCAGATTATCCTATAGATGAAATTGAAATTTTCAATACAGAAGGAAAATTATTATATGCGACTAAAAACGTGAACAATAACAAGTACTCATTAATAACCCAGGATTTATCAAAAGGAATCTACATTCTAAAAATTCATTCGAGAAAGTTATTTACAGCAAAATTGATAGTAGAGTAATAAAAAAATCCCGCTATAGTGCGGGATTTTTTATTAAATGATTTTGGTTTCAATTTCTGTTGAATTGGTTAATATTTTATGAACTGGACAACTGTCTGCAATTTTTAATAATCGTTCACGTTGAGTATCATCTAAATTACCGATTAATTCTATTTTTCTGGTAAATGATGTAGTTAAAGTTTCTTTGTTCCAATCTAAAGTCACTTCAATATTTACATCGTTTAAATCCCAACCCTTATGATTGGTATACATTTTTAAGGTAATAGAAGTACAAGAACCTAAAGATACAGCAAGAAGTTCTTTAGGACTTAATCCTAAATCTTGACCCCCAACTTCAACAGGTTCATCAATTACTAATGATTGTCGAGCTCCTTTAGCATCAACTTTATAATTTTGTTTTCCAATATGTACAGTTATCTTTTCCATGACTTTTGTTTTTTAAAATGCTAAAAGTTAATTAGCAACATTACTTGTATTGCTTATTTGCTCAGCTTTCTTCAATTCTGGATTCATATTGCTTATTTTTAGCCCATGTTCATATCTTGAATGACAGTCTTCAATATTTCCAATATATTTCATTTGTTTTTTTACGGCAAAGGAAAATATTCCTTTTCCTTTGGCAATCCGGTTAAGCCTTGAAATCGCTCTTGGAGATAATTTCTGATATAGTGGTTCTAAAATAATACATTGTTCGTTTGTTCCGTAATCATAGTCCCATTTTTGAGCAGCTTTTCCTGTTATTGGCTCTTTTGAAAAATAAACACTTTGCAATTTAGGGAAAGCAAATTCTAACACTTTTGCAGATCCTTCATTTGCAAATTGAGTTACTTCTTTATTTCGTACAATGAAAAATCGAATCAATCCATTATCAAAATTTGAAAGTTGATTTGCTACAATTTTTGATACTCCAATCCATTTTATTTCATGTCCTTTTATTTTTCTTTGCTCTTCAAACCATGAGTAAAAATCTCTAATCTCACTGATAGACTTATATTTAAGGTATCCGTTTGTTATGGATAAATTAAATGAATTGGCATTTTGCCATACTTCAGTTTTTTTCTTTCTGTCTTTTTTTAACCAGCAGCCTTGATCAAGTGTTGAATGTCCAGTTTCTCTTTTATAAGAATTAAAGTTTCTCCATTCTTGTGAATAACCAAGATTGTAATTCAATATTAAAAAGAATATCAGATTTTTAGCTTTCAACAATAAAGGCATTCGTTCGACTTTTATTTAGAATTTTATTGGTTTAGGTAAAGGAACAAATTCTGTTTCACCTGGAACTTTTGGAAAGATTTGATTTTCCCAATCTGTTTTTGCTTGTTCAATGCGTTCTTTTCGTGATGAAACAAAGTTCCAGAAAATAAATCGTTCTTCTGAAAAAGGTTCTCCTCCAAAAATATAAACAGTTGTATTTGCAGCCATCTCAAAACTACAAAGTGTACTATCTTTAGCAATAAGAATCTGTTTTGGTTCAAAGGTATTCGTACCGTCAGTAATGTTTCCTTCTAAAATATACAAAGCGCTTTCGCCAAATAAATTTTCACCAATACTTATTGTTTGTTTTTCTTTTGATTTTATCTCAAGAAAATACAATGGACTGTATACAGGAACAGGAGATTTTCTCCCAAAAGCTTCTCCAGCGATTAATTTAAAGGAAAGGCCATCTTGTTTCCAATGAGGAATATCTTCTTTTTCTACATGAGCAAAATTCGGTTCCATTTCTTCCAATTCTTTAGGAAGTGCTACCCAAATTTGTAAGCCATGTAATTTTTTATCTGAAGTTCTTAAATATTCAGGAGTTCTTTCTGAATGCGTAATGCCTTTTCCAGCAGTCATCCAATTAACTGCTCCAGGCTGTATTTTTACCTCGGTTCCAAGACTGTCTCTGTGCATAATACTTCCCTCAAAAAGATAGGTAAGTGTTGACAAGCCAATATGGGGATGAGGAGGGACATCTAAATTTTGATAGTCTTTTAAATAAGCTGGCCCCATGTGATCTATAAATGTAAAAGGACCAACGGCTCTTTTCTCTCGGAATGGCAATAATCTTCCAACCATGAAATTACCAATTTCAGCAGAGCGTTCCTCAATGATTAATTGTATGTTTGACATATTGTTTCTTTTGTCTAAAATTACTGTTTATTCCTCAAATCCTTTGAAATTTTCATCGACTATGCGTTTCCATTCTGGATGTCTTTTGATGTATGCAAATACCAATGGACAAAGTGGTATAAGTTTATAATTGTTTTGTTCTATATACTCAAGTGTCTTTTCGATTACAGCTGTTGCAGCGCCTTTGCCTTCTAATTCAGGTTCTACTTCGGTATGAATTAATGTTATTTTGCCTGAACGTTCTTTATAATCGATAAAGGCTTTGTGATTTTCTATAATGATTTCAAAGCGATGCGTTTCTTCGTTTTTGTGTAGTGGAATGTTTTCGAATTCAGGTTTCATAATTATGGTTATTGCATTTATAATTGATTAGTCTTCTAAATGTCCAAATTTGCCTTGATTGAAATCCTCAATTGCCTGAATGATTTCTTCACGAGTATTCATTACAAATGGACCGTGAGGAAAAATTGGTTCATTGATAGGTTCTCCGCTTAATACTAAAACAACTGCGTTTTCGAGTGCTTCAATGGTAAAATCTTCTCCTTCATTTTCAAATAGTACAAAATGATCGGTAGGAACTATTTCCGTATCGTTCACTTTTATATTTCCTTCAATCACTAATAAAGAAGTATTATAATTGGCTGGAAACGAAAAATTTGCTTTACCACCTTTATTTAATTTAGCATTTTGCATGTGTACAGGTGTAAACGTATAAGCTGGACCTTTAACACCTTGATAACTTCCTGCAATTACTTCTATGAAACCAGCATTATCAGGAAGTTCATAATGCCCCATTTTGTTATTTTCAATTGCTTGATATTTAGGTTGACTCATTTTATCCTTGGCCGGTAAATTCACCCAAAGTTGTACCATCTGGAATTCACCACCTGTTTTACTAAACTCTTCTTCATGATATTCTTTATGCAATACTCCAGAAGCAGCTGTCATCCATTGTACATCACCCTCACCAATGATTCCGCCACCACCTGCACTGTCATGATGTGCAACTTTTCCTTTATAAGCAATCGTTACGGTTTCGAAACCGCGATGTGGATGAACACCAACACCTTTAGGAATCTCAGAAGGAGGGAAGTTATATTTTGAATTGTAATCTAACATGATAAACGGACTCATACGTTCCATATCCAAACGGTAACCACTTGGAATAAAATTGTGTACTCTAAAACCATCACCAACAAAATGCGGTGCTCTTGGCTCGGCTACCAATTCGATTTTTTTTGTTGCCATTGTTTCTTTTTTTAAATGATAATCAAAGATACTTCGAATATTGACGGATATACTTAATCTAGGTTAAGAAAAGGATTGTAAAAAACAGCTACTAATTGTAATAAATACTATTCCAGTTATTCGTACTGAAATTTTTTCCTTTCCAGAAGAAATAGTAAATGTAAATGGCACAGTAGGTTTTGAAAATGAAGAGGAAAGTAATCAGTTTTACTGTCGTATAGGATTCATTTCCCA contains:
- a CDS encoding AraC family transcriptional regulator, encoding MENDTVFTLINPQNGNLAFKIFSFEGNSSFDHIQRHNYYSLIWVLEGSGTVRSDFSEYYFEANSLFAFSPYQPFMLTSTENLKGFVLHFHPDFYCIHMHQKEVACNGVLFNNIYEPPFTLIDEASTQTLHMLLQQMKAEMQQPALAQHELLVSYLKIFLITASRLKTEQNPMASLWVSSNKEPFILQALKDSIEKDFKVKHAPNEYAEALNISQKALAKITKTHFNKTLTQLISERIIIEAKRELYLTDKSVKTIAYELGYDDEYYFSRFFKTNADVSPQMYRETVGYAKAVGRQTPI
- a CDS encoding nuclear transport factor 2 family protein, producing the protein MKEKRYPIPPFTMETALQKVQIAEDLWNTKNPEAVALGYTNDTQWRNRTQFINGHEEVVAFLTEKWKKELNYKLKKELWGFRENRMAVQFEYEWHDHKGQWFRSYGNELWEFDEDGYMQKRVASINDLPINEQDRKL
- a CDS encoding carboxymuconolactone decarboxylase family protein, which encodes MTRLNALSPDQATGKTKELFNAIESKLGMVPNMMRTMGNSPALLEGYLNLSGALGGGALGAKTGELIAIAVATNNNCDYCLTAHNYIGGELLKIDGETLNGAKRAHSTDTKTNAILQFAKALSEKRGLVSDEEINAVKDAGVSEGQIAEIVGHVGLNLLTNYFNHVANTTVDFTVFNTATV
- a CDS encoding fibronectin type III domain-containing protein, producing MKKITLLLMLLCTAVVSRAQSLYPYLQNATPSSIYVNWKTESNSESSVEYGTASNNLNVTVTGNTNVFTDSGYPGNYFYHSVKIANLTPNTKYYYRIKTGTSYSAVSSFKTLPLPGQAATVDGHIRFLIMGDNQLKAVPRYDSLVSAAKRKIKQKWGATLSPDDNISMTFMVGDQVDVGTLDHYENVHFKKNRGLSGNIPIQTTVGNHETYGTLGMNSYYDHFYISELTYKGISSGTENYYAQQAGNVLFISLSSEHTGTAQLNWLQQVLNAANTDTTVDWIFSLSHRPYQAEQYVGDISTWVRNTAVPLLVSSSKYAMHIGAHHHLYHRGQLKETPTYNIISGGTAWDQYWGSSTEQDFDDVQKTICNWIYQIVDIDVTNGKMDVESYSIGSVDQWKNNQLMDTFHRYKNKVAPSKPAITNNFTGNITLPLTVNGSAYATSTNELLNTSQFLISQTPTFDIIKKEVYRDFENLYGKYGTRKDSTVNINLGVDITKMTLASNSLPNGQYYIKLRYRDRNLEWSPWSDVKSFTVAGSTTVNTEIATDAITYAQNAPIKVNFTDAPASTSTWIGLYKEGQTPGSTSPSQTWQYTNGSSSGFINFTSGLPNKGRYFAAIFSNGGYTEIASRKYFYVGPVPVLSTNQTEYAVGTPVTVNFSNGPQLTNDWIGIYKMGVTPGGSVASVSWQYVTTVSGTKTFNNLPKGYYYVEYYLQNGYNSIGNKVFFKVGDIVTELWINKPVYDLGEQITASWTDAPGIVKDWLGIYHEGDNPNLNPLVSYTYFEGLAQGSKNIAPAELPTQTGNYFMVMFTNDSYNEVSNRVTFQVVDPTLGKDEFKIDNGLKVYPNPAQSNNQTFIQSDYPIDEIEIFNTEGKLLYATKNVNNNKYSLITQDLSKGIYILKIHSRKLFTAKLIVE
- a CDS encoding OsmC family protein codes for the protein MEKITVHIGKQNYKVDAKGARQSLVIDEPVEVGGQDLGLSPKELLAVSLGSCTSITLKMYTNHKGWDLNDVNIEVTLDWNKETLTTSFTRKIELIGNLDDTQRERLLKIADSCPVHKILTNSTEIETKII
- a CDS encoding pirin family protein, producing MSNIQLIIEERSAEIGNFMVGRLLPFREKRAVGPFTFIDHMGPAYLKDYQNLDVPPHPHIGLSTLTYLFEGSIMHRDSLGTEVKIQPGAVNWMTAGKGITHSERTPEYLRTSDKKLHGLQIWVALPKELEEMEPNFAHVEKEDIPHWKQDGLSFKLIAGEAFGRKSPVPVYSPLYFLEIKSKEKQTISIGENLFGESALYILEGNITDGTNTFEPKQILIAKDSTLCSFEMAANTTVYIFGGEPFSEERFIFWNFVSSRKERIEQAKTDWENQIFPKVPGETEFVPLPKPIKF
- a CDS encoding GNAT family N-acetyltransferase, whose amino-acid sequence is MKPEFENIPLHKNEETHRFEIIIENHKAFIDYKERSGKITLIHTEVEPELEGKGAATAVIEKTLEYIEQNNYKLIPLCPLVFAYIKRHPEWKRIVDENFKGFEE
- a CDS encoding pirin family protein encodes the protein MATKKIELVAEPRAPHFVGDGFRVHNFIPSGYRLDMERMSPFIMLDYNSKYNFPPSEIPKGVGVHPHRGFETVTIAYKGKVAHHDSAGGGGIIGEGDVQWMTAASGVLHKEYHEEEFSKTGGEFQMVQLWVNLPAKDKMSQPKYQAIENNKMGHYELPDNAGFIEVIAGSYQGVKGPAYTFTPVHMQNAKLNKGGKANFSFPANYNTSLLVIEGNIKVNDTEIVPTDHFVLFENEGEDFTIEALENAVVLVLSGEPINEPIFPHGPFVMNTREEIIQAIEDFNQGKFGHLED